TGAAAACAGACCTGATTGCGCAGTCTTTCAAAAATGGTTCCTTTGATTAATGTAGTAGTTGACTGATCGCTCTGTACAATATGGTAATCAGTGCAGCACTCGGGTGAATATAACCCCCAGAGTTTCCATTTCACCTCAACGTTTTTataagatgtgtgtgtgtgtgtgtgtgtgtgtgtgcgtgcgtgcgtcagGGTCAGTGTAAACTGTTTTCAGAAGTTTAACCTGAGCGTGAAAGACCTTGATGGGGATCGGGTTCGCTGTCGCTATGGGAACGCAGAGAGTGAGGAGTGTCAGATCTGCTCCAGGCACGAGTTCCTGCAGCTGGACGAGGTGAGCTGCATACTgcctgctctgctgcagctgcgcatCCGTTACACTCTCACCTGCCTGTTTAACTGCAGCTGCACAGCCGTTACTCTCTCACCTGCCTGTTTaactgcagctgcgcagccgttactctctcacctgcctgttcaactgcagctgcgcagccgTTACTCTATCACCTGCCTGTTTaactgcagctgcgcagctgttactctctcacctgcctgttcaactgcagctgcgcagccgttactctctcacctgcctgtttaactgcagctgcgcagccgTTACTCTCTCACCTGCCTGTTCAACTGCAGCTGCGCAGTTTGCTGTTCCCCTCTTTCCCACTCTAATTCCCCTCTGCTCTCACAGATAAGCTGTGTGCTGGTTTATAACGGTCTTGGAGAGACGGGCCAGTACATAGTGGAACTCATGGTGGAGGATTTTCTCAATGACACTAATGGTGAGAACAGGGCCCTGAGCTCCATCCCCCTGCAACTGTCTCTCACAGGTAACTCCGCCCccaactcttcttcttcttgtactactatcactactactactaataataataatcacaacaaCAATAATCACAATAACATGCAAATGAACTCAGACCTACAAGTGGCATATATTAAATTAATCTCCTTATAAAATGCATACTCATAGGAAGTTATGATAGATCTTATGatagatcttcaaaccctacatgccagccagacccctctgtTCCGccacctcaggacgcctggcacctccccctcttcgcacttgcgcttcccggtcacgtctcctgtctgttttggctccacgatggtggaatgacctttccgtggaagtcagaacagctgagaccctgaccaccttcaaacgacgactgaagactgcacctctccccatccctccctacctccctgtagtaTCTGATTGActatgtaatcttagggttgtagctaggcaagctgtttatcttagttgacttagttattgcacttgtgcctactcaactattgcttattttatttgcatagactgatttgttgctgtttttgttgtgttaatgagattaacctacagggtccaagttaaactacgcggtcgttccctgcacttccctctagggttttcaacacacttgttcctggtcttggttatacactttgttgtacgtcgctctggataagagcgtctgccaaatgcctgtaatgtaatgcaatgtactgtaatgttatgAGCCGAGTGTTTATGTCTCATGGATGATGCACTGGGGGAAGAAAATCGACTGAACAAGTGTGCCATTCGCAGTGGGAGAGGCAGCATCCTGCCAGGCCTTGCCAAAATTCACAGAAAggacaccagcagggggcgctcaaTTCACGGTCCTGCCCTATGATGAAGTCGACTTCACCATCGAAGCCCTCCCACCATCAGGAAGGTGAGAGGAGACTGGTAGTCGACAAGACACgactttctttccattttagaaatattttgttgaaaGCAGTGTTCTGAAAGTTAACCCTTAACTTTCATTTGTCTGACGGAGTCTTCTGATCTTCCGCGTTCAACTGttcactgtatttattttttacaaataaatctgTGCCAATCATGCACCTGTATAATCTCTCCCCTACCAAATATGAACCCAAAGTGTAGTCCGTGCCTGAAATATGGTGAAATATAACACCTAGAATCTTGCCAGTGTATGGAGTTGGTCTTGTACcacaaaaggtcgcaggttcgagtTCCCGCTAGGACAATGCCATTGTattcttgagcaaggtacttaacctgcattgcttcggtatatatatatagtatatatccagctgtataaatggatgcagtgtaaatgctgtgtaaaaaaaagttgtgtaagtccctctggataagagcgtctgctaaatgcctgtaatgccaTAAAGCAGGATAAGCACCTGTATTTTTTTGTCCGTAACACACCTGTGTATGACTCTCTTAGGGTATCAGAGATCGCCATCGTGGGCCCTCCTGGGCTTTTCGCCTCAGcgctggagagaggagagccgGGTTCCCTCGCGTCAGTCAACACCGCCTGGCTGAGAAGCCCCAACGAGCTTCCTCGTCTGCTGCCGGTCTGTTTCACTGCCAACACCCAAAGGTAAATTAAAGCCGCTTCCTGTAACAGcgatctcacacacacgcagatctTTTTAGTAATGCCGCGCGCGTTCTTTTCAAGTCCGTGTCGGATTTGATTCGCGCGGCACCCTCGCGCTAGGGAGCCAACGCGTCACATTCAAAGatttaaaactgtgaaaatgctttttttttcagcttgcaGTCTGAGATCAGATGCGTGTGGATCAAACAAAGTaagagtctgtctgtctctttgcgTGCCATTGTGTGTCTTATGAAAAGGTCAAATGGGAAACTCCAAAACCCAAGGGATATATTCACCTGAGTGCTGCACCGATTATCATATTATTCAGAGCAACCAGTCAACTGCTGCATTAATCAAattaaccatttttaaaagactgcTGTATcgggtttatttttaaacatattaaaaGCACAATTGGAACACTTGATTGGTATAGCATAAAGCTCAATAGATTTACTACCACATTCTAATGTATTATAAATCAAAATGTGTTACAGCATTCTGAAAGACACTTGTATTTTGGTATTGCACGATATCGATCAACAGTATTTGGTATAACTACGTTATTGTGATCTGTTCATTATTGAATAATTCTGACATCATTTTCACCCTCTTTCTCAGAACCAGTTGACTCTTTACCCCGTGGGACAGGTACCTATCGAAATgaatgcgcacacacgcatacacacgcacacacgcatacacacacatacacacgtacacacacgcacacacacacacacacacacatacacgcgcatacacacgcatacatatacacacacacacatacacacgcacacacacacacgcatacacacacacacatacacacgcacacacatacacacgcatacacacacgcgcatacacacgcataaacacgcatacacacacatacacacgtacgcacacgcacgcacaccacacacacacacacacacatacacacgcacacatatacacacacatacacacacacacacacgcatgcacgaaGATTGAACGTGCGAGAGAGGAATGACGTGCGAATTTCCTCtactctctccgtctccctcagtgctgctgtgtgggAGCGCCGAGATGAGTTTCTCTTTCCCGATCTCGGCCGTGCCTGGCCTCCCGCTGTCAGACCTCCGGCTCAACGACCCCTCCTGCCCCGTCTCCCATAACGACACCCACGTGACGGGCCGCGTCTCCCTGGCCGGCTGCGGCACCAAAGCCGCGGTGAGGAACGCCGCCGTTCGCGCGTGCGACGCGACGCGAGGCGGGGCGGCGTCGCGGTCCTCGCTCTCTTTGAATCTGCGAGCGGTCTGCGATGGAACGCGCCCCGGCGAAGCGTCGTCGGGTCTGTTAACGGCGTCTCTGTCAAACAGCCGTCGGGGCGATTCTCTGccccccattacattacaggcatttagtagacgctcttatccagagcgacttacacaatttttacattgtatccatttatacagctggatatatactgaagcaatgcaggttaagtaccttgctcaagggtacaacggcagtgtccttacccgggaatcgaacctgcgacctttcggttacgagcccagttccttacccactgtgctacgctcCGTCCATCAAACCGACGTTGCTCGGCTAACGAAGCTAACGGCTAACAGAGAGTGAGCTACGCCTGCTGCGGGCGGGGGCGGCTTCGAGCCCGACATGTCCCCGGTTTATCGCGCGTTCGGCGGCGAGTGGCTCAGCCGACCCGCGTCTTAAAAAAACGCGAACTTGTCGTTTTAATGGAAGCGCGGCTCTGCTGCCGTTCCAGTCCTGTCCTCGAACACAAATCGGCACACAaatccccatccctccctacctccctgtaatctcttaaatgactgtaagcttagggttgtaactaggcagctgtttcgtaggtgacttagttaatgcacctgtcttaactactgcttgtatttttgcatagactgcgttgttgctgttctcgtttgtgttggcgttaatcagtttaaccttcagggtccaagttgaactatgcggttgttccctgcacttggaccggtgcttctctctagggttttcgacacacttgttcctggttatggttatacactttgttgtacgtcgctctggataagagcgtctgccaaatgcctgtaatgtaatggagcaAGAAGCACATCAGGCTAGGAGCACCGACCTTGAGCCAGGTCTTCCAATGTTCATGTTCTACATCCGTGACCGTGTGCGTGATTGGGTAAAAGGCTACGCGGTTCCCCCGCTCAGCGCTCTTACGCCGAGATGCATCGTCAATACCCGTCCCGTGATAAATCACGATAATTTGGGGGAACTTGCTGTCACTTCTCACCATCTAATCACAGGCACCTCCCAGATTCAGGCCTGGCACTGCACCCTCAAAACAGATTTGCACATGCGTGTCCTtttaccttcaaacgcagactaaagactcatctcttcaggctgcacctctccccacccctccctagcctatagtttagctcagtgtacctagttaggataatacgattacgttagtttatttggcaggattgtttttgtctgattaggcaaatgtgattccagtgctagtttgtacttggtaggattgtttgctgaacaggttactctacagggttggagtcctgatctatgtggtcacttctggcactacgatccttacttcactctagtgtgtttcttttgcacctctgcaccgtgaactaatgcacttgttgtacgtcgctctggataagagcgtctgctaaatgcctgtaatgtaatgtaatgtaatgttttaaacgCGCCCCCGTGCCAAGCTCAGGAGGAGACATTTTGTGTCAGTTTCAACACAGTCCGtgttaaaagaaaaactctCCCTCTGTGACACATGAATTCAAATGTTAAATGCACGAAAGCAGTAAAtttgaacacagaacacactgaaaGCGTCATGCGAAAACGGTAACGCAGAAAGCGTGCAGGAtcctttttacattacattacattacatttatttggcagacgcttttatccaaagcgacgtacaaaaagtgcatttcatggtcatggacaactgctaaacacgggttcagtaaggtacaatacttattttgtacagctatttctagccaagaacacagtttagttcacacagtgaacactattctgacttTTTGAGAGCCCGTCCCTAATTTCACGATTTTCCCATCTCTGCCCTTCACCCCTTCCGCCTTTTCCTGGCCCccgtcccccaaccccccctgcccccccccctccagcactCGGGCTCGGAGCTGGTTTTCACCAACACCCTGCGGACCCCGCCGCCCGCCCAGCCCATCAGCCGGCTGCCCtccctggagctgcagctgtCCTGCCGCTTCCCCGCCGCGCGCGTCCAGGGGCCCCGCTACAGGATGGGCCCCGTGGACGCGGAGGAGACCTTCGGCCGGCCCGCCTTCTGGATGGAGTTCCACCGCCCCGGCACGGGGCCCTTCGCCAGCGAGACCCAGGACCCCCTGCGGAGGAACGCGCTGGACCTCCACCTCTTCTCCGACACCCGTCTGGCCCGGGCCGAGCTGAAGGTGTCCTCCTGCGTGGAGTCGCCGACCGCAGACTTCAGGAAGACGTACCCTCTGGTGCAGGGCGGGTCAGTGTCACCGCCTTTCGATTGGTTCCTTTCGCTGCACAAAATGGTGTCCGCCGCTGTGGTAGAACAGCTTTTGATAGGTTGTTCTCGTGtttgttaggtgtgtgtgtgtgtgtgtgtgttcgcgatACCATCTCATTGGCATCCTATTGTGATAGCGGTGTCCTGATCTTTTAGGTGAGTGTGCGATGTCCAGCTGTCACtcttaggtgtgtgtgtgtgtatgtttgcatgtgtgtgatatctttctcttactctcttttgccgtgtatgtgtgtgtgtatgtgtgcgcacgtgtgtgtgtttgtgatatcCTTGTCTTACTCTCGTTTgccgtgtatgtatgtgtgtgtgtgtgtgtgcgcacgtgtgtgtgtgtgtgatatcctTGTCTTACTCTCTTTtgccgtgtatgtgtgtgtgtgtgtgcgcacgtgtgtgtgtttgtgatatcCTTGTCTTACTCTCGTTtgccgtgtatgtgtgtgtgtgcgtgcgcgcacgtgtgtgtgtttgtgatatccctgtctctctctctgtacacagACGTCTTTACACAGGGCATAAATACCCGGTAATTGGTGGAGCTGACCTGGTATCTCCTGGTGTCATAAAGATGTCACTCCACCGTTACCTTACCTCAGTCACATCTTGTTCCAGTTCTCTCGTTAGCCAATGCTCCTGCACAGGCCTATGTTATCAATGAGAGCACAATGGAAATGGACAGTCTTATATTAGTTTAATTAGACTAATCACATTGAATCAATATATTTGtcaaataattgaaatgaattgaaatgtcTTTACACAGGGCATAAATACCTGGCAATTGGTGGAGCTGACCAGGTATCTCCTGGTGTCATAAAGATGTCACTCCACCGTTACCTTACCTCAGTCACATCTTGTTCCAGTTCTCTCGTTAGCCAGTGCTCCTGCACAGGCCTATGTTATCAATGAGAGCACACTGGAAAAACTTATATTAG
Above is a genomic segment from Anguilla rostrata isolate EN2019 chromosome 16, ASM1855537v3, whole genome shotgun sequence containing:
- the LOC135242191 gene encoding uncharacterized protein LOC135242191, producing MWGWGAAVVLGLVLATPACEASPLGAVVTLEPLDHGGTQEVMAHTSVLVPEPCPSRLEVACEGTDCITHVTSDPISGQYPSPGWCLWQWQSVVPFRHTSRQILGSTDVVLSSWADLSVRPDNQKVNQPPTAALLPPLRVSVNCFQKFNLSVKDLDGDRVRCRYGNAESEECQICSRHEFLQLDEISCVLVYNGLGETGQYIVELMVEDFLNDTNGENRALSSIPLQLSLTVGEAASCQALPKFTERTPAGGAQFTVLPYDEVDFTIEALPPSGRVSEIAIVGPPGLFASALERGEPGSLASVNTAWLRSPNELPRLLPVCFTANTQSLQSEIRCVWIKQKPVDSLPRGTVLLCGSAEMSFSFPISAVPGLPLSDLRLNDPSCPVSHNDTHVTGRVSLAGCGTKAAHSGSELVFTNTLRTPPPAQPISRLPSLELQLSCRFPAARVQGPRYRMGPVDAEETFGRPAFWMEFHRPGTGPFASETQDPLRRNALDLHLFSDTRLARAELKVSSCVESPTADFRKTYPLVQGGCVTGSSVQKKDTRRDTVKIYRIDLNSVVTQKNTMYVECAVLLCIAVLPSQKCPDECRSSGTRSLVSSVSTHTHRIRSGAVYVGDGKAPTTTAKTTTKTTKSRAPERSFLVVGVALGVVRMLLQTLLL